In Tenacibaculum pacificus, a single window of DNA contains:
- the gldA gene encoding gliding motility-associated ABC transporter ATP-binding subunit GldA has translation MSIQLTSIIKNYGTQKAVNSISFEAKKGEIVGFLGPNGAGKSTTMKILTGFIQPSEGTVFVSGIDVLKNPIEAQKKIGYLPEHNPLYLEMYVREYLQFQASVYKISKTKISEVIEKVGLTPEAHKKIGQLSKGYRQRVGLAAAILHNPEVLILDEPTTGLDPNQLVEIRELIKELGKDKTVLFSTHIMQEVEAVCSRVIIINKGEIVVDKPIAELKTSKEQVIKVTFDYKLEEQFIQRLPNIAHYKNTVENNWILTFKTSEDMRPVIFDFAQENGLKILGLNTENKNLESLFRELTS, from the coding sequence ATGTCTATACAACTTACATCAATAATTAAAAATTACGGAACACAAAAAGCCGTAAATAGTATTTCTTTTGAAGCTAAAAAAGGTGAAATAGTTGGTTTTTTAGGACCTAATGGTGCTGGGAAGTCAACTACTATGAAAATTTTAACAGGTTTTATTCAGCCTAGCGAAGGAACTGTTTTTGTAAGCGGAATAGATGTTCTTAAAAATCCTATTGAAGCACAAAAAAAAATAGGATATTTACCTGAACATAATCCGTTGTATTTAGAAATGTATGTACGTGAATACTTACAATTTCAGGCATCTGTTTATAAGATATCAAAAACTAAAATATCTGAAGTAATTGAAAAAGTAGGTTTAACTCCTGAAGCTCATAAAAAAATTGGGCAATTATCTAAAGGATATCGCCAAAGAGTAGGATTAGCTGCAGCAATTTTGCATAATCCAGAGGTTTTAATTTTAGATGAACCAACCACAGGTTTAGATCCGAATCAATTAGTAGAAATCCGTGAATTGATAAAAGAACTTGGTAAAGATAAAACAGTGTTATTTTCTACTCATATTATGCAAGAAGTAGAGGCTGTTTGTAGTCGAGTAATTATTATAAATAAAGGTGAAATAGTTGTTGATAAACCTATTGCCGAACTCAAAACAAGTAAAGAGCAAGTTATAAAAGTAACTTTTGATTATAAGTTAGAAGAACAATTTATACAACGTTTACCAAATATTGCTCATTATAAAAATACGGTTGAAAATAATTGGATACTTACTTTTAAAACATCAGAAGATATGCGTCCTGTAATTTTTGATTTCGCTCAAGAAAACGGTTTAAAAATTTTAGGTTTAAATACCGAAAATAAGAATTTAGAAAGCCTTTTTAGAGAGTTGACTAGTTAG
- a CDS encoding dihydrofolate reductase has product MITIIAAIANNNALGKDNDLIWHLPADLKRFKKVTSGHHILMGRNTFESIGRPLPNRTSVIITRNNDYLKEGCLVAHSLEEAIELSKDETDIFIIGGAQVYKEAIENNLVDKLDICLVHHSFEADVFFPNIDMNIWKEASREDFKADEKNKYDYSFVSYIRK; this is encoded by the coding sequence ATGATTACAATAATTGCAGCAATAGCAAATAACAATGCTTTAGGAAAAGATAACGATTTAATTTGGCATCTTCCTGCCGATTTAAAACGGTTTAAAAAAGTTACATCAGGACATCATATTTTAATGGGGCGTAATACTTTTGAAAGTATTGGTAGACCATTACCTAATCGTACATCAGTTATAATAACTAGAAATAACGATTATTTAAAAGAGGGGTGTTTAGTGGCTCATTCGCTAGAAGAAGCTATTGAATTATCAAAAGATGAAACCGATATTTTTATTATTGGAGGTGCACAAGTTTATAAAGAAGCAATTGAAAATAATTTAGTAGATAAGCTAGATATTTGTCTTGTTCATCATAGTTTTGAGGCTGATGTTTTTTTCCCAAATATTGATATGAATATCTGGAAAGAAGCATCAAGAGAGGATTTTAAAGCCGATGAAAAAAATAAATACGATTATAGTTTCGTTTCTTATATAAGAAAATAA
- a CDS encoding thymidylate synthase produces MQQYLDLVKHVLETGNEKGDRTGTGTKSVFGHQMRFDLSAGFPMVTTKKLHLKSIIYELLWFIKGDTNTKYLQENGVRIWNDWADENGDLGPVYGHQWRNWNSDEIDQLKDVIETLKKNPNSRRMLVSAWNPSVMPDTSKSFSENVANGKAALPPCHAFFQFYVADGKLSCQLYQRSADIFLGVPFNIASYALFTMMIAQVCGYEAGEFIHTFGDAHIYNNHQEQLALQLSREERPLPTMKINSAIKNIEDFTFEDFELIGYNPHPHIKGVVAV; encoded by the coding sequence ATGCAACAATATTTAGACTTAGTAAAACACGTTTTAGAAACCGGAAACGAAAAAGGAGATAGAACAGGAACAGGTACAAAAAGTGTTTTTGGGCATCAGATGAGGTTTGATTTAAGTGCAGGTTTTCCAATGGTAACTACCAAAAAACTACATTTAAAATCTATTATTTATGAATTACTTTGGTTTATAAAAGGTGATACAAATACTAAATATTTACAAGAAAATGGTGTGCGTATTTGGAATGATTGGGCAGATGAAAATGGTGATTTAGGACCTGTTTACGGGCATCAATGGCGTAATTGGAATAGTGATGAAATTGATCAATTAAAAGATGTAATCGAAACTTTAAAGAAGAATCCGAATAGCCGAAGAATGTTAGTTTCTGCATGGAATCCTTCTGTTATGCCTGATACATCAAAATCATTTTCTGAAAATGTAGCAAACGGAAAAGCAGCTTTACCACCGTGTCACGCTTTTTTTCAGTTTTATGTTGCTGATGGAAAATTATCTTGTCAATTATATCAACGAAGCGCAGATATCTTTTTAGGAGTTCCTTTTAATATTGCTTCTTATGCTTTATTTACTATGATGATTGCACAGGTTTGTGGTTATGAAGCAGGAGAATTTATCCATACTTTTGGTGATGCTCATATTTATAATAATCATCAAGAACAATTAGCATTACAATTATCTCGTGAAGAAAGACCTTTGCCTACAATGAAAATTAATTCAGCAATTAAAAATATTGAAGATTTTACCTTTGAAGATTTTGAGTTGATAGGATATAACCCACATCCGCATATAAAAGGTGTTGTAGCAGTGTAA
- a CDS encoding NupC/NupG family nucleoside CNT transporter, with protein MKKLFTLIILCLSITVFGQSIEKKWRFSSIKNTKGTSVVSLIDSTDVLNLSEGIFNYSLIAKDSLQASGNYIHQNNLLIFNYKQPKDTVRYYNISELSDTLLILSEKNITYKFTSKPKTVTPVAKVIEITELKTPINQIIPSKGFSMQSLWRGALGMISLLIIAFLFSANRRGIDWKIVGLGLTFQLVIAIGVLKVPFVQSIFEFIGKGFVSILAFTQAGSEFLFQGLISDMDTFGFIFAFQILPTIIFFSALTSLLFYLGVIQKVVKALAWSLSKVLKISGAESLSVAGNIFLGQTEAPLLIKAYLEKMNKSEMLLVMIGGMATVAGAVLAAYIGFLGGDDETLKLFYAKHLLAASVMAAPGAIVISKILYPQTEKIVTDIKVSQDKIGSNILDAIANGTTEGLQLAMNVGAMLLVFVAFIAMINGILGGLGGFDGIEYFGWKMTSLNTIIENSTAYKAFSLEFILGYTFAPLMWLIGVAREDMALMGQLLGIKLAASEFVGYIQLSELKNVASATHLTYNKSIIMATYMLCGFANFASIGIQIGGIGSLAPKQRKTLSEFGMKALIGGTIASLMSATIAGMIIG; from the coding sequence ATGAAAAAATTATTTACGCTCATAATACTTTGTTTATCAATAACTGTTTTTGGTCAAAGTATAGAGAAAAAATGGCGTTTTTCATCAATTAAAAATACTAAAGGTACATCGGTAGTTTCATTAATTGATTCTACAGATGTATTAAATTTATCCGAAGGAATATTTAATTATTCCTTAATAGCTAAAGATAGTTTACAGGCTTCAGGGAATTATATTCATCAAAATAATTTATTGATTTTTAATTATAAACAGCCGAAAGATACGGTTCGTTATTATAATATCAGTGAGTTATCAGATACTTTATTAATTTTATCTGAAAAAAACATTACATATAAATTTACTTCAAAACCTAAAACAGTTACTCCTGTTGCTAAGGTGATAGAAATAACTGAATTAAAAACACCAATAAATCAAATTATTCCTAGTAAAGGGTTTTCTATGCAGAGTTTATGGCGTGGTGCTTTAGGGATGATTTCTTTGTTAATTATCGCTTTTTTATTTAGTGCAAATAGAAGAGGTATTGATTGGAAAATTGTAGGGTTAGGACTTACTTTTCAATTAGTAATTGCGATTGGCGTTTTAAAAGTACCTTTTGTGCAATCTATTTTTGAATTTATAGGAAAAGGATTTGTTAGTATATTAGCTTTTACCCAAGCGGGTAGTGAATTTTTGTTTCAGGGTTTAATTTCTGATATGGATACTTTTGGATTTATTTTTGCCTTTCAAATATTGCCTACTATTATTTTCTTTTCGGCATTAACATCATTATTATTTTATTTAGGAGTTATACAAAAGGTAGTAAAAGCCTTAGCTTGGTCGTTAAGTAAAGTGTTAAAAATATCTGGTGCAGAAAGTTTATCGGTAGCAGGAAACATCTTTTTAGGACAAACAGAAGCTCCATTATTAATTAAGGCTTATTTAGAAAAAATGAATAAGTCGGAAATGTTACTCGTAATGATTGGCGGAATGGCAACCGTTGCTGGAGCAGTTTTAGCCGCTTATATCGGTTTTTTAGGTGGTGATGATGAAACATTAAAATTATTTTATGCAAAACATTTATTAGCAGCCTCTGTAATGGCAGCACCTGGAGCAATTGTTATTTCTAAAATTTTATATCCGCAAACAGAAAAAATTGTTACAGATATAAAAGTTTCTCAAGATAAAATAGGTTCAAATATATTAGATGCAATAGCAAATGGTACTACCGAAGGTTTACAATTAGCGATGAATGTAGGCGCAATGCTTTTAGTTTTTGTTGCTTTTATAGCCATGATAAATGGAATTTTAGGCGGTTTAGGAGGTTTTGATGGAATAGAATATTTTGGATGGAAAATGACATCTCTTAATACAATTATAGAAAATTCAACAGCTTATAAAGCATTTTCATTAGAGTTTATTTTAGGATATACTTTTGCACCATTAATGTGGTTAATAGGTGTTGCTAGAGAAGATATGGCTTTAATGGGACAGTTATTAGGAATTAAATTAGCAGCAAGTGAATTTGTTGGGTATATTCAATTATCAGAACTTAAAAATGTAGCTAGTGCAACACATTTAACATATAATAAATCGATTATAATGGCTACTTATATGTTGTGTGGTTTTGCTAACTTTGCATCAATAGGTATTCAAATTGGTGGTATTGGTTCATTAGCTCCAAAACAGCGTAAAACATTATCAGAATTTGGAATGAAAGCTTTAATTGGAGGTACAATAGCATCTTTAATGTCAGCAACTATTGCAGGTATGATTATAGGATAA
- a CDS encoding bifunctional nuclease family protein — MSLIKLNIKGISYSQTQSGAYALVLSETKGERTLPIIIGAFEAQSIAIALEKEIRPPRPLTHDLFKTFSDRFSIKVIQVIIHKLVDGVFYSSLICERDGLEEIIDARTSDAIALAVRFEAPIFTYENILDKAGVSLKMDEELIIEEDLDSDEIEFSLEEDDDDIEISLSELHAQLNEAVANENYELAAQIRDEISKHS; from the coding sequence ATGAGCTTAATTAAACTAAATATCAAAGGGATTTCATATAGCCAAACTCAAAGTGGGGCTTATGCATTAGTGCTAAGTGAAACCAAAGGAGAAAGGACATTACCTATAATTATTGGAGCTTTTGAAGCTCAATCTATTGCCATAGCTTTAGAGAAAGAAATTCGCCCGCCACGTCCACTTACGCATGATTTATTTAAAACATTTTCTGATAGGTTTTCTATAAAAGTTATCCAAGTTATTATTCATAAGTTGGTTGATGGTGTTTTTTATTCGAGTCTAATTTGTGAAAGAGATGGGCTTGAAGAGATTATTGATGCTCGAACTTCAGATGCAATTGCTTTAGCAGTTCGTTTTGAAGCACCTATTTTTACCTACGAGAATATTTTAGATAAAGCAGGTGTATCTTTAAAAATGGATGAAGAATTAATTATTGAAGAAGATTTAGATTCTGATGAAATAGAGTTTTCTTTAGAAGAAGATGATGATGATATAGAAATATCATTATCTGAATTACATGCACAACTTAACGAAGCAGTAGCTAATGAAAATTATGAATTAGCCGCACAAATTAGAGACGAAATAAGTAAGCATTCTTAA
- a CDS encoding electron transfer flavoprotein subunit beta/FixA family protein — MKILVCISHVPDTTSKINFVDNDTKFDTNGVQYVINPYDEFSLTRAMWFKEKQGATVTVVGVGDASTEPTLRKALAIGADAAIRVNAVPTDGFMVAKELAEVVKNGGYDLVLAGKESSDYNGQMVPGMLASLVDFNFVNACVGVEVEGTNVTLDREIDGGEEKVSSTLPMVVAGQKGMVEEKDLRIPNMRGIMTARKKPLTVVEPTGVVASTSTKSFEKPAAKGAVKLVDNVDALIDLLHNEAKVI; from the coding sequence ATGAAAATATTAGTTTGTATTAGCCATGTACCTGATACTACTTCGAAAATTAACTTTGTTGATAACGATACAAAGTTTGATACAAATGGAGTTCAATATGTTATAAACCCTTATGATGAGTTTAGCTTAACTCGTGCTATGTGGTTTAAAGAAAAACAAGGTGCTACTGTAACTGTTGTAGGTGTTGGAGATGCTTCAACAGAACCAACATTACGTAAAGCTTTAGCTATTGGAGCAGATGCTGCAATTCGTGTAAATGCAGTGCCAACAGATGGTTTTATGGTTGCTAAAGAATTGGCCGAGGTTGTTAAAAATGGCGGTTATGATTTGGTTTTAGCTGGTAAAGAATCATCAGATTATAATGGGCAAATGGTACCAGGAATGTTAGCTTCTTTAGTAGATTTTAACTTTGTAAACGCTTGTGTAGGTGTTGAAGTTGAGGGAACAAATGTAACTTTAGATAGAGAAATAGATGGAGGAGAAGAAAAAGTTTCTTCAACTTTACCTATGGTTGTTGCTGGACAAAAAGGAATGGTAGAAGAAAAAGATTTACGTATTCCTAATATGCGTGGAATTATGACTGCTCGTAAAAAACCATTAACTGTTGTTGAACCAACAGGTGTTGTAGCAAGTACATCAACAAAAAGTTTTGAAAAACCTGCCGCAAAAGGAGCTGTTAAGTTAGTAGATAATGTTGATGCTTTAATCGACTTATTACATAACGAAGCTAAAGTTATTTAA
- a CDS encoding pyruvate dehydrogenase complex E1 component subunit beta, whose product MKTIQFREAICEAMSEEMRRDESIYLMGEEVAEYNGAYKASKGMLDEFGAKRVIDTPIAELGFGGIAVGSAMNGNRPIVEYMTFNFSLVGIDQIINNAAKIRQMSGGQFNCPIVFRGPTGAAGQLGATHSQAFENWFANTPGLKVIVPSNPYDAKGLLKAAIRDDDPVIFMESEQMYGDKMEVPEGEYIIPIGVADIKRAGTDVTVVSFGKIIKEAYKAADELAKEGISIEVIDLRTVRPMDHKTILESVKKTNRLVILEEAWPFGSISSEITFRIQDEAFDYLDAPIKRITTADTPAPYSPVLLAEWMPNANDVIKAVKDVLYLNK is encoded by the coding sequence ATGAAAACAATACAATTTAGAGAAGCTATTTGCGAGGCAATGAGTGAAGAAATGCGAAGAGATGAAAGCATTTACTTAATGGGCGAAGAAGTAGCAGAATATAATGGAGCTTATAAGGCTTCAAAAGGAATGTTGGATGAATTTGGTGCAAAAAGAGTTATTGATACTCCTATTGCCGAGTTAGGTTTTGGTGGTATTGCGGTTGGGTCTGCAATGAACGGAAACCGTCCAATTGTTGAATACATGACTTTTAACTTCTCTTTAGTTGGTATTGATCAAATTATCAATAACGCAGCTAAAATTCGTCAAATGTCAGGTGGTCAATTCAATTGTCCTATCGTTTTTCGTGGTCCAACAGGTGCTGCTGGTCAATTAGGAGCAACACACTCACAAGCTTTTGAAAACTGGTTTGCAAACACTCCAGGATTAAAAGTTATTGTTCCTTCGAATCCTTATGATGCTAAAGGTTTACTTAAAGCAGCCATTCGTGATGATGATCCAGTAATTTTTATGGAATCAGAACAAATGTATGGTGATAAAATGGAAGTTCCTGAAGGAGAATATATTATTCCTATTGGAGTTGCTGACATTAAAAGAGCAGGTACAGATGTTACTGTTGTTTCTTTTGGAAAAATCATCAAAGAAGCTTACAAAGCTGCTGATGAATTAGCAAAAGAAGGTATTTCTATTGAAGTTATTGATTTACGTACAGTTCGTCCGATGGATCATAAAACTATTTTAGAATCTGTAAAGAAAACTAACAGATTAGTTATTTTAGAAGAAGCATGGCCTTTTGGAAGTATTTCTTCAGAAATTACTTTCAGAATACAAGATGAAGCATTTGATTATTTAGATGCTCCTATAAAAAGAATTACAACTGCTGATACTCCTGCACCATATTCTCCTGTTTTATTAGCAGAATGGATGCCTAATGCAAATGATGTTATTAAAGCTGTAAAAGATGTTTTATATCTTAATAAATAA
- a CDS encoding DUF5686 family protein yields the protein MKKKLSILLILFVSTLYAQLTLNGKIVDEFNNPMPFVSVFLKNTVNGTTTDDTGDFSLKTTKNNGVLEISFIGFETQNITVNQKTKFLNIIIKEAANELEEVIIVTKPKKRLKKKENPAYRILKEIWKRKRKNGLDLVDYYQYKKHNTIEIGLNNLDSTFLKKAFKNDYKETIKKVKFDSDGVNFYVPIYLNEQISNVYGDNKNKNIREDIEAEKTEGVGTDGFVYNRMSNSFQNIDVFKNNIPLFQKSFVSPLSTDGFATYDYVLYDSIVKNDKKLYNIYFFPIRDGDLAFQGNFWVTDKIFSIKKIKMTVHKSIIINFIRGLTFEKEFDVLKDSIYITTKNTYEADFTFVDKNESQKGLTIKKKTLFDKYKLDKPLKQGFYSQKIVKTRPNQYKKEANYWKSKENNESNSTYQFIKEVKEKKRIKNVTGIINTLSSGYINTKSSIQFGHLWSLFSKNPVEGFRTRLGIRTFKTKEDRFRLGAYVAHGFKDNKTKYGVEGRYLLSYQPRISIGVTYQKDIEQLGRTRIKTTQLLSQNFGTMSLLSKNNNFFLSKIERTATNFDYQIKQNLHIGINFTHSKIQSASPSNFSMDYLDEQTNKQSKVTDTASEVYIAFTPGRFVYGLGVERQFGENIFPTLILNYRRGYKDVFNGSNTYDKLQFKYKQPILLSKFGVLEATFEAGKTFGTVPLALLNVIPVNNTLSISKNTFSLLNSYDFVTDTYLTTYLEHHFNGFIMNRIPLLNKLKLRSLVTFRAAYGTISDKNVAINKSTINYNAPDKVYYEYSVGLENIGYRNLRFLRVDAVWRSDYKQPKDAIIPPTAKFAIRIGINVGLL from the coding sequence ATGAAAAAAAAGCTATCAATATTACTTATACTGTTTGTCAGTACTTTATACGCTCAACTTACTTTAAATGGTAAAATTGTTGATGAATTCAATAACCCAATGCCTTTCGTTTCTGTTTTTTTAAAAAACACCGTTAACGGAACAACTACTGATGATACGGGTGATTTTTCGTTAAAAACAACTAAAAATAACGGTGTATTAGAAATATCTTTTATCGGTTTTGAAACACAAAACATTACCGTTAATCAGAAAACAAAATTTCTAAATATTATTATTAAAGAAGCGGCAAACGAGTTAGAAGAAGTAATTATTGTTACTAAACCTAAAAAACGCCTAAAGAAAAAAGAGAATCCAGCTTATCGTATTTTAAAAGAAATTTGGAAAAGAAAAAGAAAAAACGGACTTGATTTAGTTGATTATTATCAATACAAAAAACATAATACCATTGAAATAGGACTTAATAATTTAGATTCTACTTTCTTAAAAAAAGCATTTAAAAATGATTATAAAGAAACCATCAAAAAAGTAAAATTTGATAGCGATGGAGTTAATTTTTATGTCCCTATTTATTTAAACGAACAAATTTCGAACGTATACGGAGATAATAAAAACAAAAATATTAGAGAAGATATAGAGGCTGAAAAAACAGAAGGTGTAGGTACTGATGGTTTTGTTTATAATCGTATGTCTAATTCATTTCAAAATATTGATGTTTTTAAAAATAATATTCCTTTATTTCAAAAATCATTTGTAAGTCCCTTATCTACTGATGGTTTTGCTACTTACGACTACGTTCTTTACGATAGTATTGTTAAAAATGATAAAAAATTATACAACATCTATTTCTTTCCTATTAGAGATGGTGATTTAGCTTTTCAAGGAAATTTTTGGGTAACCGATAAAATATTTTCTATTAAAAAAATAAAGATGACAGTACATAAAAGTATTATCATAAACTTTATTAGAGGCTTAACATTTGAAAAAGAATTTGATGTATTAAAAGATAGTATTTATATTACTACTAAAAATACTTATGAAGCCGATTTTACTTTTGTTGATAAAAATGAAAGTCAAAAAGGACTGACAATCAAAAAAAAGACACTCTTTGATAAATACAAACTTGACAAACCTTTAAAGCAAGGTTTTTACAGCCAAAAAATTGTAAAAACAAGACCTAATCAATATAAAAAAGAAGCTAATTATTGGAAATCAAAAGAAAATAATGAAAGTAATTCAACTTATCAATTTATTAAAGAAGTAAAAGAAAAAAAGAGAATTAAAAATGTTACAGGAATAATAAACACCCTTTCTAGTGGATATATAAACACAAAATCCAGTATTCAATTTGGTCATTTATGGTCATTATTTTCAAAAAATCCAGTAGAAGGTTTTAGAACAAGATTAGGTATTAGAACTTTTAAGACAAAAGAAGATCGCTTTCGATTAGGCGCTTATGTAGCCCATGGATTTAAAGATAATAAAACGAAATATGGTGTTGAAGGACGCTATTTATTATCATACCAACCAAGAATAAGTATTGGTGTAACATATCAAAAAGATATAGAACAACTTGGTCGCACTAGGATTAAAACGACACAGCTTCTGTCTCAAAATTTTGGCACAATGTCTTTATTATCAAAAAATAATAACTTTTTTTTATCTAAAATAGAAAGAACAGCTACAAATTTTGATTATCAAATAAAACAGAATTTACATATCGGTATTAATTTTACACATTCAAAAATACAATCTGCTTCTCCTAGTAATTTTTCGATGGATTATCTTGATGAACAAACAAATAAACAATCAAAAGTAACCGATACCGCTTCTGAAGTTTATATTGCTTTTACACCTGGTCGATTTGTATATGGACTTGGTGTTGAAAGACAATTTGGTGAGAACATTTTTCCTACCTTAATACTAAACTATCGCAGAGGTTATAAAGATGTTTTTAACGGATCCAATACCTACGACAAATTACAATTCAAATACAAACAACCTATTCTTTTAAGTAAATTTGGTGTTTTAGAAGCTACTTTTGAAGCTGGAAAAACTTTTGGAACAGTACCTCTTGCTTTATTAAATGTAATCCCTGTAAACAACACGTTATCAATATCTAAAAACACATTTTCGCTATTAAACTCTTATGATTTTGTTACAGATACTTATTTAACTACTTATTTAGAACATCATTTTAATGGTTTTATAATGAATAGAATTCCATTATTAAATAAATTAAAATTACGTAGTTTGGTTACTTTTAGAGCAGCATACGGTACTATTTCTGATAAAAATGTAGCAATAAATAAATCAACCATAAATTACAATGCTCCTGATAAAGTCTACTATGAATACAGTGTTGGACTTGAAAATATTGGCTATCGTAATTTACGTTTTTTACGTGTTGATGCTGTATGGAGAAGCGACTACAAACAGCCAAAAGACGCAATAATTCCACCTACTGCAAAGTTTGCAATTCGTATAGGAATTAATGTTGGTTTATTATAA
- a CDS encoding inorganic diphosphatase: MTSKEKKTVDVLIEIPKGSRNKYEYDFDLGKIRFDRMLFSSMMYPGDYGFIPETLALDGDPLDVLILGAEPTFPMCVMEVKPIGVFHMADEKGPDEKILCVPVSDPIWNQYNDLSDLNPHLQKEITHFFKVYKDLEKKKVDIGDWGNADEAYEILDKCIERYENSEHKATGNFKI, translated from the coding sequence ATGACTTCAAAAGAGAAAAAGACAGTAGATGTCTTAATAGAAATACCTAAAGGAAGTAGAAATAAATACGAATACGATTTTGACTTAGGAAAAATCCGTTTTGATAGAATGTTATTCTCATCAATGATGTATCCTGGAGATTATGGTTTCATTCCTGAAACTTTAGCTTTAGATGGTGACCCATTAGATGTATTAATTTTAGGTGCTGAACCAACTTTCCCAATGTGTGTTATGGAGGTTAAACCAATTGGTGTTTTCCACATGGCAGATGAAAAAGGTCCAGATGAAAAAATACTTTGTGTACCTGTTTCTGATCCTATTTGGAATCAGTACAACGATTTATCTGACTTAAATCCACACTTACAAAAAGAAATTACTCATTTCTTTAAAGTTTATAAAGATTTAGAAAAGAAAAAAGTTGATATCGGAGACTGGGGGAACGCAGACGAAGCTTATGAAATTTTAGATAAATGTATCGAACGCTATGAAAATAGTGAACATAAAGCTACTGGAAACTTTAAAATATAA
- a CDS encoding alpha/beta hydrolase, translating to MTHQDFHFEYHKTTFFGQYWQPETVKAVVIIIHGMGEHSGRYQNVAKKLTDNNFGVIAFDHFGHGKTSGKRGHNPSFDVVLESITMLINKTIVVFGNTPMFLYGHSMGGNAVINYALRKKNNLDGIIATSPMLKLAFNPPAWKLKLGKIMQKIAPSFTLSNELDSNDLSRDKNEVQNYIDDPLVHDKISPNFSLSFIDSGKWAIENASLLKKPMLLLHGTADKIIDYKGSEAFAKSTKKANLKLYEGGYHELQHDLCKEEMLQDILNWLNKQL from the coding sequence ATGACACATCAAGACTTCCATTTCGAGTATCATAAAACTACTTTTTTCGGGCAATATTGGCAACCTGAAACAGTAAAAGCAGTAGTTATTATTATTCACGGAATGGGAGAACATTCTGGACGCTATCAAAATGTTGCTAAAAAATTAACTGACAATAATTTTGGTGTAATTGCTTTTGATCATTTTGGACATGGTAAAACATCAGGAAAAAGAGGTCATAACCCTAGTTTTGATGTTGTTTTAGAAAGTATTACCATGCTTATTAACAAGACTATTGTTGTTTTTGGAAATACGCCAATGTTTTTATATGGTCATTCTATGGGTGGAAATGCGGTTATCAATTATGCTCTTCGTAAAAAAAATAATTTAGATGGAATTATTGCCACTAGTCCTATGCTAAAATTAGCTTTTAATCCACCAGCATGGAAACTTAAATTAGGCAAGATTATGCAAAAAATTGCGCCGTCATTTACTTTGAGTAATGAATTAGATAGCAATGATCTTTCTCGTGATAAAAATGAAGTTCAAAATTATATTGATGATCCTTTAGTTCATGATAAAATTAGCCCTAATTTTTCTTTATCTTTTATCGATTCAGGTAAATGGGCGATTGAAAATGCTTCTTTATTAAAAAAACCTATGTTATTATTACATGGTACTGCTGATAAAATAATTGATTATAAAGGCTCTGAAGCTTTTGCTAAATCAACAAAAAAAGCAAATTTAAAACTTTATGAAGGCGGTTATCATGAATTACAACATGATTTATGTAAAGAAGAAATGCTACAAGACATCCTAAATTGGTTAAATAAACAACTATAA